One Rhizobiales bacterium GAS188 DNA window includes the following coding sequences:
- a CDS encoding peptide/nickel transport system substrate-binding protein — MKASWFCGAYMVTALFAATLPARADTTLVIGMAADPTGFDPEAVLNNTSGFVMATIYDSLIRYKSGTTEVAPGLAETWNVSADGLTYTFHLRKGVTFQDGTPFNAKTYIQGIDRLLNKQSPDFIYNTGPVENFVDFTYEDVVSYRAVDDDTVEFKLKQPSAALLASLAMVWNGVVSPTAVTKYGKDFRNHPVGSGPFIFKEWRPRDQISLDANPNYWGGKPKVDHLVFKEYPDPQAALLALKRGDVQILGDLSSQIIPALRADANIELLTQPGLAISGVGMPFDVAPFDDKRVRQALNYAIDREAIDKALFQGLAAPMTSPLPESQWGFDKSLKGYGYDPEKAKKLLADAGVKLPLKVEFLTYNSPRGYNSAGPDLATAIQAYLGKVGIEADLRKVDMGANLATIRSGKYQGLFMVGFSGDNGDPDNFVGELFNSKRIPVGNTARYRNPETDKLLDQAAAEANPDKRLALYSQVQKQILDDAPWIFINSVLQVRAIRKDVKGYMLNPTQMYFGMETVSLEK; from the coding sequence ATGAAGGCATCTTGGTTCTGCGGCGCCTATATGGTGACGGCGTTGTTCGCCGCCACGCTTCCGGCACGGGCGGATACGACGCTCGTCATCGGCATGGCGGCCGATCCGACCGGCTTCGACCCCGAAGCCGTGCTCAACAATACCTCGGGCTTCGTCATGGCGACCATCTATGACAGCCTGATCCGCTACAAGAGCGGCACGACCGAGGTGGCGCCCGGGCTCGCCGAGACCTGGAACGTCTCGGCCGACGGCCTCACCTACACCTTCCATCTGCGCAAGGGCGTCACCTTCCAGGACGGCACGCCTTTCAACGCCAAGACCTATATCCAGGGCATCGACCGTCTCCTCAACAAGCAGAGCCCCGATTTCATCTACAATACGGGGCCGGTCGAGAACTTCGTCGATTTCACCTATGAGGATGTCGTCTCCTATCGGGCCGTCGACGACGACACGGTCGAGTTCAAGCTGAAGCAGCCATCGGCGGCGCTGCTCGCGAGCCTCGCCATGGTGTGGAATGGCGTGGTCAGCCCCACGGCGGTCACCAAATACGGCAAGGATTTCCGCAACCACCCGGTCGGCAGCGGCCCCTTCATCTTCAAGGAATGGCGTCCGCGCGACCAGATCTCGCTCGACGCCAATCCGAATTACTGGGGAGGCAAGCCGAAGGTCGACCACCTCGTCTTCAAGGAATACCCGGACCCGCAAGCAGCTTTGCTGGCGCTGAAGCGCGGCGACGTGCAGATCCTCGGCGATCTGAGCTCGCAGATCATCCCGGCCCTGCGCGCGGACGCGAATATCGAGTTGCTGACGCAGCCTGGCCTCGCCATCAGCGGCGTCGGCATGCCCTTCGATGTCGCACCCTTCGACGACAAGCGGGTGCGCCAGGCCCTGAATTACGCCATCGACCGCGAGGCAATCGACAAAGCCCTGTTCCAGGGGCTCGCCGCGCCCATGACCTCGCCCTTGCCGGAGAGCCAATGGGGCTTCGACAAGTCGCTGAAGGGCTATGGCTATGATCCCGAGAAGGCGAAGAAGCTGCTCGCCGACGCCGGCGTGAAGCTGCCCCTCAAGGTCGAGTTCCTCACCTATAACAGCCCGCGCGGCTATAATTCGGCGGGCCCCGACCTGGCGACAGCGATCCAGGCCTATCTCGGCAAGGTCGGCATCGAGGCCGATCTGCGCAAGGTGGATATGGGGGCGAACCTCGCCACCATCCGCTCCGGCAAATATCAGGGCCTCTTCATGGTCGGCTTCAGCGGCGATAACGGGGATCCCGATAATTTCGTCGGCGAGTTGTTCAACTCGAAGCGCATCCCAGTCGGCAACACGGCCCGCTACCGCAACCCGGAGACCGACAAGCTGCTCGACCAGGCGGCCGCCGAGGCCAATCCGGATAAGCGCCTCGCTCTCTACAGCCAGGTGCAGAAGCAGATCCTCGACGACGCGCCCTGGATCTTCATCAACTCGGTCTTGCAGGTGCGCGCCATCCGCAAGGACGTGAAGGGATATATGCTGAACCCCACGCAGATGTATTTCGGCATGGAGACGGTGTCGCTGGAGAAGTGA